The Saccopteryx leptura isolate mSacLep1 chromosome 2, mSacLep1_pri_phased_curated, whole genome shotgun sequence genome has a window encoding:
- the SEPTIN5 gene encoding septin-5 isoform X3: protein MSTGLRYKSKLATPEDKQDIDKQYVGFATLPNQVHRKSVKKGFDFTLMVAGESGLGKSTLVHSLFLTDLYKDRKLLSAEERISQTVEILKHTVDIEEKGVKLKLTIVDTPGFGDAVNNSECWKPITDYVDQQFEQYFRDESGLNRKNIQDNRVHCCLYFISPFGHGLRPVDVGFMKALHEKVNIVPLIAKADCLVPSEIRKLKERIREEIDKFGIHVYQFPECDSDEDEDFKQQDRELKESAPFAVIGSNTVVEAKGQRVRGRLYPWGIVEVENQAHCDFVKLRNMLIRTHMHDLKDVTCDVHYENYRAHCIQQMTSKLTQDSRMESPIPILPLPTPDTETEKLIRMKDEELRRMQEMLQKMKQQMQDQ, encoded by the exons ATGAGCACAGGCCTGCGGTACAAGAGCAAGCTGGCGACTCCAG AGGACAAGCAG GATATCGACAAGCAGTACGTGGGCTTTGCCACACTGCCCAACCAGGTGCACCGAAAGTCAGTGAAGAAAGGCTTCGATTTCACACTCATGGTAGCTG GTGAGTCGGGTCTGGGGAAGTCCACACTGGTCCACAGCCTCTTCTTGACCGACCTGTACAAGGACCGGAAGCTTCTCAGTGCTGAGG AGCGCATCAGCCAGACAGTAGAGATCCTGAAGCACACAGTGGACATCGAGGAGAAGGGCGTCAAGCTAAAGCTCACCATCGTGGATACACCCGGCTTTGGGGACGCTGTGAACAACTCTGAGTG CTGGAAACCCATTACTGACTATGTAGACCAGCAGTTTGAGCAGTATTTCCGGGATGAAAGTGGCCTCAACCGCAAGAACATCCAAGACAACCGGGTACACTGCTGCCTGTACTTCATCTCTCCGTTCGGGCACGG GCTGCGGCCAGTAGACGTGGGTTTCATGAAGGCTCTGCACGAGAAGGTGAACATTGTGCCCCTCATTGCCAAAGCTGACTGTCTGGTCCCCAGTGAGATCCGGAAGCTGAAGGAGCGG ATCCGAGAGGAGATTGACAAGTTCGGGATCCATGTGTACCAGTTCCCTGAGTGTGACTCAGACGAGGACGAGGACTTCAAACAGCAGGATCGAGAACTGAAG GAGAGCGCACCCTTCGCAGTTATTGGCAGCAACACGGTGGTGGAGGCCAAGGGACAGCGAGTCCGGGGGCGACTGTACCCCTGGGGGATCGTGGAGG TGGAGAACCAGGCGCACTGCGACTTCGTGAAGCTGCGCAACATGCTCATCCGCACACACATGCATGACCTCAAAGATGTGACATGCGACGTGCACTACGAGAACTACCGCGCACACTGCATCCAGCAGATGACCAG CAAACTGACCCAGGACAGCCGCATGGAGAGCCCCATCCCCATCCTGCCACTGCCCACTCCAGACACTGAGACGGAGAAGCTTATCAGGATGAAGGATGAGGAG CTGAGGCGCATGCAGGAGATGCTGCAGAAGATGAAGCAGCAAATGCAGGACCAGTGA
- the SEPTIN5 gene encoding septin-5 isoform X2: MSTGLRYKSKLATPAEDKQDIDKQYVGFATLPNQVHRKSVKKGFDFTLMVAGESGLGKSTLVHSLFLTDLYKDRKLLSAEERISQTVEILKHTVDIEEKGVKLKLTIVDTPGFGDAVNNSECWKPITDYVDQQFEQYFRDESGLNRKNIQDNRVHCCLYFISPFGHGLRPVDVGFMKALHEKVNIVPLIAKADCLVPSEIRKLKERIREEIDKFGIHVYQFPECDSDEDEDFKQQDRELKESAPFAVIGSNTVVEAKGQRVRGRLYPWGIVEVENQAHCDFVKLRNMLIRTHMHDLKDVTCDVHYENYRAHCIQQMTSKLTQDSRMESPIPILPLPTPDTETEKLIRMKDEELRRMQEMLQKMKQQMQDQ, from the exons ATGAGCACAGGCCTGCGGTACAAGAGCAAGCTGGCGACTCCAG CAGAGGACAAGCAG GATATCGACAAGCAGTACGTGGGCTTTGCCACACTGCCCAACCAGGTGCACCGAAAGTCAGTGAAGAAAGGCTTCGATTTCACACTCATGGTAGCTG GTGAGTCGGGTCTGGGGAAGTCCACACTGGTCCACAGCCTCTTCTTGACCGACCTGTACAAGGACCGGAAGCTTCTCAGTGCTGAGG AGCGCATCAGCCAGACAGTAGAGATCCTGAAGCACACAGTGGACATCGAGGAGAAGGGCGTCAAGCTAAAGCTCACCATCGTGGATACACCCGGCTTTGGGGACGCTGTGAACAACTCTGAGTG CTGGAAACCCATTACTGACTATGTAGACCAGCAGTTTGAGCAGTATTTCCGGGATGAAAGTGGCCTCAACCGCAAGAACATCCAAGACAACCGGGTACACTGCTGCCTGTACTTCATCTCTCCGTTCGGGCACGG GCTGCGGCCAGTAGACGTGGGTTTCATGAAGGCTCTGCACGAGAAGGTGAACATTGTGCCCCTCATTGCCAAAGCTGACTGTCTGGTCCCCAGTGAGATCCGGAAGCTGAAGGAGCGG ATCCGAGAGGAGATTGACAAGTTCGGGATCCATGTGTACCAGTTCCCTGAGTGTGACTCAGACGAGGACGAGGACTTCAAACAGCAGGATCGAGAACTGAAG GAGAGCGCACCCTTCGCAGTTATTGGCAGCAACACGGTGGTGGAGGCCAAGGGACAGCGAGTCCGGGGGCGACTGTACCCCTGGGGGATCGTGGAGG TGGAGAACCAGGCGCACTGCGACTTCGTGAAGCTGCGCAACATGCTCATCCGCACACACATGCATGACCTCAAAGATGTGACATGCGACGTGCACTACGAGAACTACCGCGCACACTGCATCCAGCAGATGACCAG CAAACTGACCCAGGACAGCCGCATGGAGAGCCCCATCCCCATCCTGCCACTGCCCACTCCAGACACTGAGACGGAGAAGCTTATCAGGATGAAGGATGAGGAG CTGAGGCGCATGCAGGAGATGCTGCAGAAGATGAAGCAGCAAATGCAGGACCAGTGA
- the SEPTIN5 gene encoding septin-5 isoform X1 — MDSLAAPQDRLVEQLLSPRTQAQRRLKDIDKQYVGFATLPNQVHRKSVKKGFDFTLMVAGESGLGKSTLVHSLFLTDLYKDRKLLSAEERISQTVEILKHTVDIEEKGVKLKLTIVDTPGFGDAVNNSECWKPITDYVDQQFEQYFRDESGLNRKNIQDNRVHCCLYFISPFGHGLRPVDVGFMKALHEKVNIVPLIAKADCLVPSEIRKLKERIREEIDKFGIHVYQFPECDSDEDEDFKQQDRELKESAPFAVIGSNTVVEAKGQRVRGRLYPWGIVEVENQAHCDFVKLRNMLIRTHMHDLKDVTCDVHYENYRAHCIQQMTSKLTQDSRMESPIPILPLPTPDTETEKLIRMKDEELRRMQEMLQKMKQQMQDQ, encoded by the exons ATGGACTCCTTGGCAGCCCCCCAGGACCGCCTGGTGGAACAGCTGCTCTCGCCGCGGACCCAGGCTCAGAGGCGGCTCAAG GATATCGACAAGCAGTACGTGGGCTTTGCCACACTGCCCAACCAGGTGCACCGAAAGTCAGTGAAGAAAGGCTTCGATTTCACACTCATGGTAGCTG GTGAGTCGGGTCTGGGGAAGTCCACACTGGTCCACAGCCTCTTCTTGACCGACCTGTACAAGGACCGGAAGCTTCTCAGTGCTGAGG AGCGCATCAGCCAGACAGTAGAGATCCTGAAGCACACAGTGGACATCGAGGAGAAGGGCGTCAAGCTAAAGCTCACCATCGTGGATACACCCGGCTTTGGGGACGCTGTGAACAACTCTGAGTG CTGGAAACCCATTACTGACTATGTAGACCAGCAGTTTGAGCAGTATTTCCGGGATGAAAGTGGCCTCAACCGCAAGAACATCCAAGACAACCGGGTACACTGCTGCCTGTACTTCATCTCTCCGTTCGGGCACGG GCTGCGGCCAGTAGACGTGGGTTTCATGAAGGCTCTGCACGAGAAGGTGAACATTGTGCCCCTCATTGCCAAAGCTGACTGTCTGGTCCCCAGTGAGATCCGGAAGCTGAAGGAGCGG ATCCGAGAGGAGATTGACAAGTTCGGGATCCATGTGTACCAGTTCCCTGAGTGTGACTCAGACGAGGACGAGGACTTCAAACAGCAGGATCGAGAACTGAAG GAGAGCGCACCCTTCGCAGTTATTGGCAGCAACACGGTGGTGGAGGCCAAGGGACAGCGAGTCCGGGGGCGACTGTACCCCTGGGGGATCGTGGAGG TGGAGAACCAGGCGCACTGCGACTTCGTGAAGCTGCGCAACATGCTCATCCGCACACACATGCATGACCTCAAAGATGTGACATGCGACGTGCACTACGAGAACTACCGCGCACACTGCATCCAGCAGATGACCAG CAAACTGACCCAGGACAGCCGCATGGAGAGCCCCATCCCCATCCTGCCACTGCCCACTCCAGACACTGAGACGGAGAAGCTTATCAGGATGAAGGATGAGGAG CTGAGGCGCATGCAGGAGATGCTGCAGAAGATGAAGCAGCAAATGCAGGACCAGTGA